Proteins found in one Gimesia chilikensis genomic segment:
- a CDS encoding Gfo/Idh/MocA family protein, producing the protein MSKQIDVAVLTNETGAHLGAYFSALKTTEAVKSVFLADPSGKQVDLAQKELGTRLSQVYPQAEALYQNHKPELALVTMEARQAPAAIDLALEQGSHVLSEKPACLNVSQFEPLVQKAESKHLNLSLALANRTNPEIQYARTLIQEGTLGKIYGVELQLLADQTRLTRPAYHGSWYAHKDQAGGGFLSWLAIHWLDLSMYLTGASINEVSGFTANAGGQPLDVEDSAAFALRYDAGFLGTLTAGFYLKQGYQSMIKIWGSKGWLEMLPFADRPLDWSVNHNGKLYRFEKPLEPRGYTPAVRKAVLAAAGESEPLLTSRESLRIIQTIYACYEAASTGKRQTVPGL; encoded by the coding sequence ATGAGTAAACAGATCGATGTGGCCGTGTTAACCAATGAGACCGGTGCACACCTGGGTGCGTATTTCTCAGCTTTGAAAACGACCGAAGCCGTCAAGTCGGTCTTCCTGGCGGACCCGAGTGGAAAACAGGTTGATCTGGCACAAAAGGAACTGGGGACCAGGTTGAGCCAGGTCTATCCTCAGGCAGAAGCACTTTACCAGAATCATAAACCAGAGCTGGCTCTGGTCACGATGGAGGCCCGACAGGCGCCTGCTGCGATTGACCTGGCACTGGAACAGGGATCGCATGTGCTTTCAGAGAAGCCCGCGTGTCTGAATGTGTCTCAGTTCGAGCCACTGGTTCAGAAGGCCGAGAGTAAGCATCTGAATTTATCGCTGGCCCTGGCCAATCGGACGAACCCGGAAATCCAGTATGCACGCACACTGATCCAGGAGGGGACGCTGGGAAAAATCTACGGCGTAGAACTGCAACTGTTGGCCGATCAGACCCGCTTAACCAGACCCGCCTATCATGGAAGCTGGTATGCGCACAAAGATCAGGCCGGCGGGGGTTTTCTATCGTGGCTGGCCATTCACTGGCTGGATCTGTCGATGTATCTGACAGGTGCGTCGATCAACGAGGTGAGCGGGTTTACGGCGAATGCCGGTGGTCAACCACTGGATGTTGAAGACTCGGCAGCATTTGCCTTGCGTTATGATGCGGGATTTCTAGGGACATTGACTGCGGGCTTCTATCTGAAGCAGGGATATCAGTCCATGATCAAAATCTGGGGAAGCAAAGGCTGGCTGGAGATGCTCCCCTTTGCCGATCGTCCACTGGATTGGAGTGTCAATCACAACGGGAAGCTTTATCGATTTGAAAAACCACTGGAGCCGCGCGGCTATACACCCGCAGTGCGTAAGGCTGTCCTGGCGGCGGCAGGTGAATCAGAACCGCTGCTCACCAGCCGCGAGAGCTTGAGGATTATTCAGACGATCTACGCCTGTTACGAGGCAGCCAGTACCGGTAAGAGGCAAACCGTGCCCGGTTTATAA